A stretch of Pseudomonas sp. 7SR1 DNA encodes these proteins:
- a CDS encoding carboxymuconolactone decarboxylase family protein: MFNNWSELLPTIKSAFGALGKSNPKMVKAYMALDEASAENNVLDAKTRELISIAVAITTRCDGCIGVHTDAAIKAGATREEIAATLATAVSLNAGAAYIYSLRALEAHDALKK, from the coding sequence ATGTTCAACAACTGGTCCGAACTGCTGCCCACCATCAAGAGTGCCTTCGGTGCCCTGGGCAAGAGCAACCCGAAAATGGTCAAGGCCTACATGGCCCTGGATGAAGCCTCGGCCGAAAACAATGTGCTCGATGCCAAGACCCGGGAGCTGATTTCCATCGCGGTGGCGATCACGACTCGCTGCGACGGCTGCATCGGCGTGCACACCGACGCCGCCATCAAGGCCGGCGCCACCCGCGAGGAAATTGCCGCCACCCTGGCAACCGCGGTATCGCTGAATGCCGGCGCGGCCTACATTTACTCTCTGCGGGCGCTGGAGGCCCATGACGCGCTGAAGAAATGA